In Bactrocera neohumeralis isolate Rockhampton chromosome 5, APGP_CSIRO_Bneo_wtdbg2-racon-allhic-juicebox.fasta_v2, whole genome shotgun sequence, the genomic window GTTTACCTTTAAAAAtgctttgttttctttattcccggtaaaaaaataaatcatagaAAAATTACTTTGCAATTTCGTAacaattgtaaatttaaaactgAGAGAATCCACGTCGCGTGTACgccaattatttaataatataggCCATTTTGACAATTGTTTTGGTGCTTAATTTATGAATGCAGATTTATCGAGAAACTCGCTTACTCGTTGCTAGATTTAGCAATGCTTTCGCTTTGCTGAGTAAGAGCTTATAAAAGGTGcaccatttcgaggtttcctactttcttaaaaaaaccacagaaacctcaaatttaatgttgaatgtttattatcattcgaaagaacattctttggcatttatttatttttaagattatcgctttcaaatgttggtcgcggctacgtctcagatggttcatccgttgagtccaactttcgatgactcattcgtgCATTTCTACCGGTAGCTGGCGAATGATACGCATGATGCTTTGCTCCAATGCCTGAACCGacgcgggattgtccgcataggcttTAGACTTTAGATATCtccaaagaaaaaagtttaacggtgtgatatcatacgatcttggaaGCCAATCGACTGGCCTAAAACGTGAAAATATCTGCTCGTcaaagtgttctttcaataaatccattgattgatgcgatgtgtgtggCGTCGTTTTGTTAAAAGCAcatatcgccgagatcacgagcttcaattttaggcatcaaatagtcggttatcatggctcGATAAAGGTCGATATTGATGGCTACGTTCTTACCGgcaaaattcttacaaaaatattgatagaCGATTCCACCAGCTTAGAACACACTCAAACCGTTGATTTCCGGATAaattggcagctcttgaatcctttcaggttgctcttcgtcccaaagaACGAAGGACTATTGAGTCAATAATGGGCTTTattgctaaacaaaattttgctcgaaaacgtcggatcttcttggaacttttcaaaggCCATAAAGCGAAGCGCTCTCGCTTGGAATGGTCGAGCAGCTTCAGTACTTGCAtaagttgtattttgtatgctttcaatctCGAcgcaaaatgcgccaagtcgttccatacgtcagtccgagttgcagcGAATGGCGCCGACTCCCTACgctcttcgtgtacactctcggCGATGgctgtttatataaaaaaagtccaGCCTTCAACTTCATTACATCTCGCCTATCAatcaaacaataaaaactacTCGAAAgtcgtattttatttttttctttgtagaaattcaattacaaaaattcGCAATTCTTAAATCTAAGTTTTTCCGCTTAATACCGAATACGAATATTattgcataaataataaaaagttaaaataaattcaaagctTCGTAAGCTTTTTACCGTCGTAAAGCTTAGACGCTTTAAAAACCCCCTATCACTCTAGTTACGTTCACTCGCTTTTACCCACACGCTTTATATAGCTTTTCTCCGCCACACGATGCAGAATTTCCGCCGAAAGTCTACCGGTATTCTGCACTAGTTTGTAGAGAAAACCATTTGTATCTCGTAATAAATCATATGGATGACCGAATTCGACCAGGTGACCGGCATCAATAACCATCACTTTATCATTATCCATAACGGTATTAAGGCGATGAGCAATAGTTAGGACCGTACAATGTTCGAAATTTGTGTGAATAGTCTCCTGGATGAGCATATCAGTTCTGTGAAAGAGATTGAGAAAGTATATAAGTATTACTGTTAAGAGCTGCTTTAAGCTCGCGAACTTACTCTGGATCCACATTGGCTGTCGCTTCGTCCATGATCAGCAATTTGTTATGCCTCAGTATGGCTCTCGCCATGCAGACCAGCTGCCTTTGACCCATACTAAAGTTCGTACCACCATCATGCAGCCGACAATTTAAGCCACCCTCCAAAGTTGACACATAATCCTTCAGTTTGACGTCTTCCAAAGCGCGCCATAACTCTGCATCCGCCTTCTCCTCCAGCGGATCGAGATTGTAACGCAGTGTGCCGGAGAAGAGCACCGGATCTTGCGGTATAATCGACACACGACTGCGCAAATCGTGCAAACCCAAGACGCCGATGTCAACACCATCAATAGTTATAACGCCTTCATTCAGCGCTAAGCGAAAGATAGCTTGTATAATGGAGGATTTACCAGCGCCGGTGCGACCCACAATGCCGATCTTTTCCTTCGAATTGATGGAGAAGTTCAAGCCCTTAAGTACTGGCTCGCTTTGCTCCGTGTAGCGCAAGTAAAGATCCTTAAACTGTATTGCACCACTGCTCGGCCATGTTTCAGGCAAGACTATGACTTTCGTATCGGTCTTCAAAGCGGGTTCTGGCGGTAGCTCAGCATACTCGATCACACGCTCTACGCTCGTCATATTATTCTCCATTTCGGCAGTCTGACGCATACCCCACTGACACATGATTATCAGTGTCATGGACTGGGTAATTGCGAGACCGACGTCACCGCTGTAGAAGTCGCTATTGATTACCAAAAAGCTGAAAGTAACCGCGAGTATATAAAGCACGCAAATGAGATCGGTCCAAAAGGCGAAAGCGCGATTAACGCTGACATAGAGAAATAATGCTGAAGTGTTGGTGTTCTGATGGTTGTGGTACTCCTTATCCAAATTGTTGGTGGCATTGAGTGCGCGTATTGTAGTGAGACCTTGGAAGGTCTGATTTGTGTGCGAATATATGGGACTGCGTGCTGTAAAGCAGAAAAAAGGTGAGATCCAAAGCAAACCCAAGTCATTATTTGAACTTACTCAAGCTCTCAATGCGTTTGAGACTGCGACTTGCGTTGATGTAGAGTGCTCGACAGAGGAATAGCAGCGCGATCACTACGAACGCTGGCACTAGCAGCCAATAATTGGCGAAGGCCACGATCGACAAAACCGCAATGGTGTTTATATAAAACTGTAAGAAATTGTTAAAGATGACGAacttatttacaaattaaactGAATTGTGCTCACCGAGTACGAGTCCAGCATGGCCTGCGGCAGTGCTATATCAATGTTACTAATATCACTCGAGAAGCGATTGAGTATGCGGCCGGAGGCATTTGTGTTGAAGAAACGCATGCGCGCTCGTATAATACCGTTGAAAAGATAATCGTGCAGGCGTAATGATATCGCCAGACAAATGTAAAAGAAACCGAAGGTGCGTACCACGTATAGCAAAAGTGTTGCCAACATGAGTATCGTATAGATGATTACGATTTCCATGCGCTTCGAAGTGAACTCTTCATTTGATTCGTACAGCTGCGGTTGAGATTCCTCCCAGGTGGCCCTGAAGGATGAAAAGAGTAAAATTATTGTTCAGCTGAAAACATTGAGATCTTTAAGGACTAACTGCGTATAAGTATGAGGAATGAAAGCAGGCTTTTTGAGATCCTGTCTAAAGTTACTAAATTGCTAACTAAGTGATGGAAGGAAGCCTGTTTTCTTGAGATCACATCGAATAAAAATAGTCTTATATTGTGTTCTTCAGGTTCTGCCACATAATATTCAATTTATAGGGCGGAATAAAGTTCTTTCAAGAATATATTGAGCTCAATTCAATACATACCAAATTTAGTGTTCCCGTGAATAAAAAAGGAGAGTCAGTATCAGGGTTCTAAGAGTGCTTACCATCACGGGTTAAAatgtacattaatttttttcaaaattatcacCTTACTCACCATCTCGCTATGAATACATCCATGCCGGCTTGACAAGCCCGCGCTGAGATGAACAACATAAATATCACAACTATTAGCCAAGGCATGCGGAGTGCATGGAAGTACGCCATATATGTGTGAAACCGCACCGAACCTTTCATTTGTTGTTCCTTGCGTTCCGAACCTGTGTCGTTAGGTAATTGGACGCTCTCATGTTTTTCCTCCGTCGGCTTCACCAACATGCTCTCGGCATGCAATAACTTGGGACGGTTATTCACTTGTTCTTGCGTTAAGCTTAAGCGCTTGCTGATTTTCTGCTCAAGCACTTCATAGGTACCTTGCACTTCGATAACACCCGCTTCCATTAGTATAACCCAATCGGCCTCTTTGAGGTTATGCACACGATGTGTAACCATTAAACGTATTTTGGTACTCAAGTATTGTTGGAAGCAATTGCGCAATAGACGTTTAGCTACCTGTGCATCGACCGCGGAGAGCGGATCGTCGAATACGTAGATATCGGCTTGGCGGTAGACAGCGCGAGCCAAGCTAATACGCGCCTTCTGACCGCCACTCAGACTAATACCACGTTCGCCGACTATCGTGGAATCGCCATAGGGTAGTAGCTGCAGGTCGCGCTCGAGTTCGCAGGCATGTATGACATCCTTGTAACGCTGTGCGTCGTAAGGTTCAACGAAGCAGATGTTGTCGCGTATGCTAGCTTCGAAGATCCACGCCGCTTGTGGCGCGTAACTGATGCGTCCATTTATTTCGACATTGCCTTTGATGATCTCCAGCTCACCGATTATGGCATTCAGCAGTGTGGTCTTTCCTGCGCCAACATTGCCAACAATACCGACGAATTGCCCTGGACGTATGTTGAAACTGATGTCGGAAATGTGATGCTTACGTTTCTCAAGTTTCGGCGAGTCCCAACTGACGGTTAGATTGTGTGCCAATACAGACTTTTCAATTGCGCGTGGGTTATGTATACGTCCCGAGAAGTCACCTTTTTCTTCCTTATCCACAACGGCGCCAAAGTTTTCAACGCCACCATCAGCAGGATTTTCATTTTGCATTAAGAATTTGACTATGCGACGCGCACACACAAAGGTCTCCGCCCAGGTGGTAACAGAGAGCGGCCAGAAGTGCAGCAGCGAGTCGTTGAGTGCATCGTAATACGAAGAAATTATGAAAACCTTACGCGCCGAGATGAAATCGCCGGTGTATACGTAAGCCACCAGACTGACAAAAAGCGCAAACTTCGAGATCATGTTCGTGCATTGCATGCCCGCATAAATATTCATCGAACCCTTTATGGCGCGTATTTCCTTTTTTCGCGTGTTTGCTATCAGCTTTGCGAAGGACTTCTCCCATGCATACATCTTGATCACCTGGATCGCCGTGATTATCTCGTTCATCAATTTCACGCGATCATCACCGAACTCAGCGAAACGATGCCGATACTTAGCGGCCGCCTTTGCTGCCCAGGCTTGTAACGGTATGAATATCGCAATCGCCGCAATACCCACAATAGCCGGCCAGCCGATCTCCCTGTACATTATATAACCGAAAACAATCGCCTCGCACGGTCCCTTCCATAGATCGTGAAAGAAGTAAAAAGTCGTATCAAACTGCGGCAGATCTGTGGAAAGCACTGATATCGCAAAACCGCTCATACCGCCATTGTCCGCGGTCAACGAAGAACGCAGACATTTACGATAAATTAGACCACCACAAGCGACTCGTATGGCTGTGCCGGTTTTGAAGAGATAGAACATAAACGGATGAAAGCATAATGAGGCGATGAGTGCGCATAGCACAATACCGGTGGCGGAGAGATAGGCTTGCTTCTTGGTAATGTCAGTTTGACCCTCAGCGAAGTAGGCAACGAGTTCGCCGAGAAAGAGGGGCTGGAAGGTGCTGTGGATTGCAAGGAAGCGCAGTTATATATTGAAAGTGTAAGTGGTAtattatgtctatatttttacTCACTGCAATGTGATCTCCAATAACGAATACACGATGCACATCGGCACGAAACGCCAGCCGTATGCTCTGAAGATCATATGCAAGAGACTGGGCTTCTTTCGACGCACCTCCTCTTCCCAGTATTTAACGAGTGAGCTTGTTAATAGCTTGCTATCTAAATAAGGTACATGGTCGTAGATATCATCTGGTCCCAACTTTTCTTGGTAGCCTTTCTTGAAAACACCGCGTGTCCAACTGCAAAGAGAatgagagaaaaataaaaaattcgtaTAAAGTTAGAGCTTTCAGAGGCATATTAAATCAACTATACATGATAATAAGAAAGCGGTAACAAAGTTTTATATTTGTTCATTAGTTGAACTTATGGaagaactttaaaatttgtatagttTCCCCACTTAGTTATACGTTCAATATTTAGAAAATGACTTTTCTTACATAATGGGTTTTTCAGTAATTGCGCTACAAAGAgcttaattaaaacaaaatcggtttctgttttcaaacataaatcggccgatactgctgcaatttcacgttcgatattcgtatgaAGTTCATCGATAGTCGTTGGCTTGTTGGcgtagaccatagacttgacgtagccccacaggaaatagtctaatggcGTCAAGTCACACGACCGAGttggccaattgactgggccatttcgtgagataacaaaAGAgattcaccaaacttggttttcaatcgATTATGACATTCCCTAtagcttgtggcgccgtcctgtccATATAACATATCACCcaaaatattcgattatcattgagcggtagcgattcccattcacagtaacgtgccggtcttgatcatcacggaagaagaaCGGCCCAATGATGCCGTcagcccataaaccgcaccaaacccaaattttttcgggatgcaatcgTAAAttatggagtacgtgtggattgttgcctgaccaataacgcatattttgcttattgacgaagccattcagacagaaatgagcctcatggctgaagatgaaaatccggatcattttctagtttttgctcagcccaattcacgaacatacgacgattctggtgttcaagcggcttcagttcttgtgtcaatttgatcttgtaagatGTAggcaagatcttttcgcaaaattcgccacaacgacatcACAGAGTTActcaacgcttgagaacgacgtgtgagagactgatttgggtcttcctcaattgatgcgctagcggcagcaatattctcgacactggCACTacaacattttgtactgtgcttgtggattcaaattttttcactagacccccaattgttgatctgacggAATGACTATGGCGTCCATAAATTGGaagtagcgctcttaaagttgaggccactgactccgaatttcggtagtaaatgtTAATAACTTCAACTCGTTGTTGGATTGTCTAtctttccgtgatgaaatggcaaacctcattgaagagaaatgtcgaaAGAAACCCCGCTATTAATTTAACTATATCAAAAACCTGCTTTATGTGTGGTCAAATGAGAATGGTCATCACAAACCGGTGTTCTCCAAGAAAGGGCTAGAAGAACGCATACTAATTTTGGTCTTTTATGATGTGTTTAAGGGTTCCAACGTAGGTAATGTACACAATTTTAGATATAATGGCTGGGTTTAGTATTGATTCTTGGTCTTCTTTAATGTGGTTTTGGTGGAGTATTAATTACCAGCATCATATTTCTCACAGGACTTCTAAAATTTGTTGTAAGAATTGAGATATTGTCTGAATAGTGCCGCCAAGGTTTCCGATAGTGCGGCTAAATTCCGAAGTAAGGCAAGCTTGTTTCACAATAAGCACTCAAAGAGtggtaataaatttaatgaaaacaatttgGTATTCGGTACTCCGCGGTTATAAGGAATGTTAATTGCTAGACAACAAAAGTTGTCTATAAActcgagtttttttttcagaaaagaaaaccgaaaactttaGTTGTATCTCCATAAACtcgaaaaattttgtgtttaagacgattttatgaataaattgtTATATTGTTTAGCCAATGTTGGTCAGTATTGTGCCTTGGGACCAAAATTTGTAGGTAGTGCTTACTGTTAAACCCTGAAAATTatcaataaactcgagtttgtgtCAGAAAGTTAAAAACACCATTTTCGGTCAACTCGTGTTGGTATCAGGAAGGTAGGAACACCATTTTTGGTACGAAACTGAGTTTTACCTTCATAAACTTGAAATATGGAAAGTAGGTTTTAAGGTGAgattatggaaaattttttgtattgtttactCAATTATTATGAGTAGTGCTTATTGTTAAGTACCGAAGATTATCTTAAAACTCGAGCTTATGGAATGTAACAGTAGTGCGACAGTATTAGTTACGATTCAATTGGGTTAGTCGAGAAAGTGGGCGATGTGTACTCATAACAAGTGAATAACATACAAGTTGAAGAGCTTTGGGCCACCCTGTAGATTAAAACTCGAGCCTTCTTAAGTGTTCTTTAgcttatggaaaatatttttagagcaCATGCGCCAAAATAAACACACTTAAGTGCCTCTTATATTACATAAATAGAACAAgaggcatatatgtacatatgtatacgtagtatatacatatgtttaaccTCTTAGTGcttgatttttaaaaatgcttAGCGCTTAAATATAGCatggaaattatttttcagCTCATATAATCTTAATTGCTGTTTAAACATTCATAAAAGCTCAATTGATTATGTATTGAAAGCTCGATTAAATATACTTAATTCACAATAATCAGTAATAACTAACATTTATACGCAATAgaggaatattatttattatctattaatattttttttatatttttaattttatcagtAAAAACAAAGATTTATACATAATCAcccaaacaaatacaaaaagctCTAACATATACTTTACTATGCAAATAGCCTATAAGTAATTTATATAACAGAAGTGTGCTCAAGATAAATATGCGTTTATATATCTGGCCACAAAAATACGAGTACCACACACAGTTGTAGGCATTAGGGTGGTACTAAAAAGGGGGATACAACTTCTAGAACAATTTTTGGCATTACTTAAATGTGAAATAAAGCTTCTATAACAATTTCTGACCACAAAAATACGAGTACCTTACACAATCGTGAGCACTAGGGTGGTACTTAAATGTGAAAAAGCTGCTATATCAAATATCTAAACTCCAGCGTTTATTTTAATGATAGTAGAGACCTACAAAATCACTTGAAAGGTTGTTTAAGactaactcacaccggcgaggtggtacggggctctaaacctgatttttccatgaaattcgcatttttttgtatatatctcgtaaatgacaagagctatagaaaaaatgttcatcacaaacttgtatgaatttttatttgctacaaaaaaggtccaaggtcaaaatcgctatcattaataattctcgagatattcgcctttttaagtaaggctgtatggaattttcatagatttttaattacataccatctatgaagATTTTATAAAGTTACGACTCGGTTGCACTGGgtacttttgtagagtgaacaattctgagaaatatgcgtctaaaatcaaagcgatgccataaaatacatctgatctgtaggaatttaaagataaaaaatcacgattgtagtgtattttctatggaaaatttttacaggccttggtccagttcttaatgttaatattgagggctaaaattttcagggaacttttttagggtatttccaaggaaatttcgtgctggtactgaaaaaaattaatagttcaaaaaaaaacaccctaatgtacatacttaaatgGTAATTTTGATCATCATTTTACTGCAGTGCGgcgaaaaatttaagaaattttttcattaaatgttttgaagACCACCCtaatacattttataatttttgcagtcattttgataaataaagttaaaaattagttttgtgaaaatttgtattatcattttaatatatccttttcaataattttgaaaaataaagttaaaaatttgtttttcgagaattttaataaacaacctaatatttaaatacattttctgATCAACTCTCTAATatgctttatatatttttttttattatttctttgaaaaataaaacttaaaaaaatatggattttttttttaaatttttaagtaccACCCCAATATGCTACTAGTATAAACATTTTAGTTAGAATAACCGAGCAAAACGTCATCCAttgacaataaaattttttatatttgtgataTCTTCGATCATTATATTACGGTAAGGTAGTTCTTCGAACAAGCCTAATGTACATATTACTTTGTAATAAAATCACTGAGTACTTCCCGAAGTAATCTCTGCTGTGctatcataaataaaaatttcattttaaactgTTATAGTATATTACTGTCGATGGACATTTAAAATTCccttcaaaaatgtttaatccCTTCAAATAAATTGACTTGTGACAGCTGACAGTTTGAGACAATAAGCCAACTGTCGAATAATTGCTGTGACATAGCATAGTTGTTATCATTTTGTCACTACAAACTTGGTAAACCAGTTAATTTGTTTCTATTATTTAATATGATGAAATTATAGGGAAAcacataaaaagaaattttgttaaaaactttgGTATTTCATTATCGGTTTCAAAATCGAGAATTGAAAGATAACCAGATATTCGAGTTTACACCATAGTTTGAGAGAGCTAACCATACTAATTTAATACTAAATACTCGTTCATAATTGAGGGTTCTAGACCGCCCTTGAATGGCTCATGATCAACAAACTTGGCGACATTTCGCGGCTTCTCATCTAGCAGCTCACACAGTTCACTACTAGAGATATAATTTAGATGACTAGCAAAAAGTTGCTTTAAGTACTTTAAAAGgaatacattttcataaaaaaaaactagaaaagaaAGAAGGAACTATAGTTAAAACTTGGAAAATACACAGCTCTTACTAAAGTGATATAATCCCTGACTCGGCTAAGTGTGCGAAGCTTATCTCAAGATCTGAGTATGACAGGAGGGAAGAAAATAGAAGTTTTCAATAATTAGTCATCGATATAAACATATTCCCAGTAACTGGTGTCTAGGGACTCTAGTGCAtttgttttaaagaaatttcgCCAGTAATGAAGAATAGTCCATACTCTCATAAACTTCCGTTCCAACAGCCTTCGATTCTACATAAACTAAAAGTACTTAAATTCTTAACCAACAAAGAACTGCtaacattttaatataattccATTTATGGATTATTTTATGCCGCCCttcaaaaaaatctcaaaaattcaTATATCGAGTATTTCTGAATCTACAAAATATACGATATAAATCCATAAACTTCATTAGCGACCCAAGGTACCAAAGAACTGATCAGTCTGCCATAAAAGATCACAAGGAAAGAAGAATACTTAGAAAAAACGAATATCAATCCtagcatgttgttgttgtaatagaaAACATTCCTCAATTTCCTTCGTTGagataaacataaaatattcctcatttgttttttttttggaacttggTTGAGGTAAAGGTCTCTCACCGTTTGAAAGGATGGGATTGCTTCGGCAATACATTTCCTACGACACCGTTCATATCAATCAATTCCTTTTCAAACTTGTGTATTACTTCTACTAGTCAATACAGAGGAAGATTTCTGTTAAAGTTACGATCTGATACAGTTCTTTATAAGACCATAGTTCTGATATTGAGATTCGAGTAAAGGCAAGAGATGTAAGAATTTGTAGTAGAATTTG contains:
- the LOC126760457 gene encoding probable multidrug resistance-associated protein lethal(2)03659; translation: MNSSKESVKRKPNPILSSNFLTKWFFIWTRGVFKKGYQEKLGPDDIYDHVPYLDSKLLTSSLVKYWEEEVRRKKPSLLHMIFRAYGWRFVPMCIVYSLLEITLHTFQPLFLGELVAYFAEGQTDITKKQAYLSATGIVLCALIASLCFHPFMFYLFKTGTAIRVACGGLIYRKCLRSSLTADNGGMSGFAISVLSTDLPQFDTTFYFFHDLWKGPCEAIVFGYIMYREIGWPAIVGIAAIAIFIPLQAWAAKAAAKYRHRFAEFGDDRVKLMNEIITAIQVIKMYAWEKSFAKLIANTRKKEIRAIKGSMNIYAGMQCTNMISKFALFVSLVAYVYTGDFISARKVFIISSYYDALNDSLLHFWPLSVTTWAETFVCARRIVKFLMQNENPADGGVENFGAVVDKEEKGDFSGRIHNPRAIEKSVLAHNLTVSWDSPKLEKRKHHISDISFNIRPGQFVGIVGNVGAGKTTLLNAIIGELEIIKGNVEINGRISYAPQAAWIFEASIRDNICFVEPYDAQRYKDVIHACELERDLQLLPYGDSTIVGERGISLSGGQKARISLARAVYRQADIYVFDDPLSAVDAQVAKRLLRNCFQQYLSTKIRLMVTHRVHNLKEADWVILMEAGVIEVQGTYEVLEQKISKRLSLTQEQVNNRPKLLHAESMLVKPTEEKHESVQLPNDTGSERKEQQMKGSVRFHTYMAYFHALRMPWLIVVIFMLFISARACQAGMDVFIARWATWEESQPQLYESNEEFTSKRMEIVIIYTILMLATLLLYVVRTFGFFYICLAISLRLHDYLFNGIIRARMRFFNTNASGRILNRFSSDISNIDIALPQAMLDSYSFYINTIAVLSIVAFANYWLLVPAFVVIALLFLCRALYINASRSLKRIESLTRSPIYSHTNQTFQGLTTIRALNATNNLDKEYHNHQNTNTSALFLYVSVNRAFAFWTDLICVLYILAVTFSFLVINSDFYSGDVGLAITQSMTLIIMCQWGMRQTAEMENNMTSVERVIEYAELPPEPALKTDTKVIVLPETWPSSGAIQFKDLYLRYTEQSEPVLKGLNFSINSKEKIGIVGRTGAGKSSIIQAIFRLALNEGVITIDGVDIGVLGLHDLRSRVSIIPQDPVLFSGTLRYNLDPLEEKADAELWRALEDVKLKDYVSTLEGGLNCRLHDGGTNFSMGQRQLVCMARAILRHNKLLIMDEATANVDPETDMLIQETIHTNFEHCTVLTIAHRLNTVMDNDKVMVIDAGHLVEFGHPYDLLRDTNGFLYKLVQNTGRLSAEILHRVAEKSYIKRVGKSE